A part of Pirellulaceae bacterium genomic DNA contains:
- the trpE gene encoding anthranilate synthase component I: MVCQQALACWSIRRQIKNVIFRHAASSSVKSQTRTMKARFFPTPERFLELARSFDIVPVYRRLLSDTLTPVSAFQLLEPDSPSAILLESVIGGEKVGRYSLVAVAPYQRISASGNILTIQRGQTVTEEQVADPLQALWETVSGKRTARLPELPPLTGGAFGYASYDVVRYVENLPNPPTDDRGLPDLDFSLFDDLVIFDHVTKSLFVVAYVRLSEFKDVADALADGAYRVDELCKRMERPLPPSPLEDFEMDSCMQLTPTSNFTQPEFELAVGKCVEYIRAGDIFQVVIGQRLELPQLCDPFEVYRTLRVVNPSPFMFYVRTPAVTLVGSSPEVMCRVMDGVTTVRPLAGTRRRGKDDREDAELAAELLADPKERAEHVMLVDLGRNDIGRVAQYGSVELSDVMVVERYSHVMHISSNVQGRLRPELTAMDALKACLPAGTVSGAPKVRAMEIIDEIEPHRRGPYAGAVGHLDYNGNMDTCIALRTIVFCNNKIYIQAGAGIVADSVPSAEYQETLNKAGAMLHAIQITVGRSEDRRHEAVTEDQQPARRAAN, translated from the coding sequence ATGGTTTGCCAACAGGCATTGGCTTGTTGGTCAATCCGACGTCAGATCAAGAATGTTATTTTTCGCCATGCTGCTTCGAGTTCAGTGAAGAGTCAAACGAGGACGATGAAGGCTCGATTTTTCCCGACCCCTGAACGATTCTTGGAGTTAGCACGCAGCTTCGACATCGTTCCCGTCTATCGGCGACTGCTCAGCGATACGTTGACGCCCGTCTCGGCGTTTCAACTATTGGAACCTGATAGCCCGTCGGCAATTCTGCTGGAAAGCGTGATTGGCGGAGAAAAGGTTGGCCGTTACAGCCTGGTGGCCGTCGCGCCCTATCAGCGCATCTCCGCCAGCGGCAATATTTTAACCATCCAGCGCGGACAGACCGTTACGGAAGAACAGGTCGCTGATCCATTGCAGGCTCTATGGGAAACCGTCTCGGGAAAGCGCACCGCCCGTTTGCCAGAATTGCCTCCCCTGACCGGTGGCGCATTTGGGTATGCCAGTTACGACGTAGTGCGCTATGTGGAAAACTTGCCGAATCCTCCGACCGATGACCGCGGTTTGCCCGATCTGGATTTTTCGCTATTCGACGACCTGGTGATTTTCGATCACGTCACCAAGTCGCTGTTTGTCGTAGCCTACGTGCGACTGTCCGAGTTTAAAGATGTTGCTGACGCCTTGGCAGACGGTGCCTATCGAGTGGACGAATTGTGCAAGCGCATGGAGCGCCCGTTACCGCCCAGTCCGTTAGAAGATTTTGAAATGGATTCCTGCATGCAGTTGACTCCCACTAGCAATTTTACGCAGCCTGAGTTCGAGCTGGCTGTCGGGAAGTGCGTTGAATACATCCGTGCGGGCGATATTTTTCAGGTGGTTATCGGACAGCGGTTGGAGCTGCCGCAACTGTGCGATCCCTTTGAAGTTTACCGTACGCTGCGAGTCGTGAATCCCAGTCCTTTTATGTTCTACGTGCGCACACCAGCCGTCACTTTGGTTGGCTCGTCGCCCGAAGTAATGTGCCGCGTCATGGACGGTGTAACCACAGTGCGCCCGCTGGCAGGTACCAGACGACGTGGCAAAGATGACCGAGAAGACGCTGAATTGGCTGCGGAACTGCTGGCCGATCCCAAAGAACGAGCTGAGCACGTGATGCTGGTAGACCTGGGCCGGAACGACATCGGTCGCGTCGCCCAATATGGCAGTGTTGAACTGAGCGATGTCATGGTTGTCGAGCGCTACAGTCACGTCATGCATATTAGCTCGAATGTACAAGGGCGGCTCAGACCCGAGCTGACCGCGATGGATGCGCTCAAGGCTTGCTTGCCAGCCGGTACCGTATCGGGAGCACCCAAAGTGCGGGCCATGGAAATTATCGACGAAATCGAACCACATCGCCGTGGGCCTTACGCTGGTGCCGTCGGCCACCTGGATTACAACGGCAACATGGATACCTGTATCGCTCTGCGAACCATCGTCTTTTGCAATAACAAGATCTATATCCAAGCTGGGGCCGGAATCGTGGCCGACAGTGTTCCGTCAGCCGAGTACCAGGAAACGCTGAACAAGGCCGGAGCAATGCTGCACGCCATACAAATCACGGTCGGACGAAGTGAAGACCGCCGGCATGAGGCAGTGACTGAAGATCAGCAGCCAGCCCGACGAGCCGCGAATTAG
- the tadA gene encoding Flp pilus assembly complex ATPase component TadA, giving the protein MFGRKKKPASNEPTLLAGTDPKVALPPVEFKPDAPDKQQQQGVLISSRAMPHYPVAVMLVAHSLRNRADQILLDFTAQGASLRCRVDGVWEKLPPLDRENGDGMLAVLKTLCLLNPSDRRSQQKGKLPVKFQGIDWIFRFASQGVATGERALITIAPKKPVLNTLTDLGMRDGMQERFKQLINSSDALFLFSSPPGQGLPTTWRVGLEAADRFIRDFHAVFEVTSDEPEIINVTNHTFSSAAGETAQTVLKSLLLKQPDVLVMPDLGSAELAELICEEVKDEHRYAITRLVAGSAVEALLKLLANYRKSAKLMLEITCGVLNQRLVRRLCVDCRQPFQPSPALLQKLGLPPGRIQVLYQPCIPPPPEQRVDANGKPIEIQICSKCGGRGYFGRAAVFELLALNNEIRQAILKNPEPSHVLSVARRQGFLTIQEEGVLAVATGITSLPELQRVLTAKS; this is encoded by the coding sequence ATGTTTGGCAGAAAGAAGAAGCCGGCGTCCAACGAACCGACGCTCTTGGCGGGCACAGACCCCAAGGTGGCTTTGCCACCGGTCGAGTTCAAACCGGACGCCCCGGACAAGCAACAACAGCAGGGGGTATTAATCTCCAGCCGCGCCATGCCACATTATCCGGTGGCAGTAATGCTGGTCGCTCATTCACTTCGTAATCGAGCCGACCAAATTCTGCTGGACTTTACCGCCCAAGGTGCCAGCCTGCGCTGCCGCGTAGACGGAGTATGGGAGAAGCTACCACCGCTGGACCGCGAAAATGGTGATGGCATGTTGGCGGTACTGAAGACACTGTGCTTGCTGAATCCTAGTGATCGCCGATCACAACAAAAGGGCAAGCTACCGGTGAAGTTTCAAGGCATCGACTGGATTTTTCGCTTTGCCAGTCAAGGGGTCGCCACCGGCGAGCGTGCGCTGATCACCATCGCCCCCAAGAAGCCGGTGCTCAACACACTGACAGACCTGGGCATGCGCGACGGCATGCAGGAGCGATTCAAACAGTTGATCAATAGTTCCGATGCGCTGTTCCTGTTCAGCAGCCCTCCCGGACAAGGGCTGCCGACGACTTGGCGAGTGGGACTTGAGGCAGCCGATCGCTTCATTCGCGACTTTCATGCGGTATTTGAGGTGACCAGCGATGAACCGGAAATCATCAATGTGACCAATCACACCTTCAGCTCCGCCGCCGGCGAGACCGCCCAGACGGTGCTCAAGAGCCTGCTGCTCAAACAACCCGATGTGTTGGTCATGCCCGATCTAGGGTCTGCGGAATTGGCCGAATTGATCTGCGAAGAGGTCAAAGATGAACACCGTTACGCCATTACACGACTTGTGGCAGGCTCGGCGGTCGAAGCACTGTTGAAACTGTTGGCCAATTACCGCAAATCAGCCAAGTTGATGCTGGAGATCACCTGTGGAGTCCTAAACCAGCGCCTCGTGCGGCGACTGTGCGTTGACTGCAGACAACCGTTTCAACCAAGTCCGGCTTTGCTGCAGAAGCTAGGATTGCCACCGGGACGTATTCAGGTTCTGTACCAGCCCTGCATTCCACCGCCTCCAGAACAGCGTGTCGACGCCAACGGCAAGCCTATCGAAATCCAGATTTGCAGCAAGTGTGGCGGCCGTGGCTATTTTGGGCGAGCAGCCGTTTTTGAGCTGTTGGCTCTGAACAACGAAATACGACAAGCGATTCTCAAGAATCCTGAACCAAGTCACGTACTTTCGGTGGCTCGCAGGCAAGGTTTCTTGACGATTCAAGAAGAAGGCGTGTTGGCGGTAGCCACGGGCATTACCAGCCTGCCGGAATTGCAGCGCGTGCTGACAGCCAAATCTTAA
- a CDS encoding M20/M25/M40 family metallo-hydrolase, with product MIKPLLRTIGYTTVIVLGLLNCQTGLRGQESPEAVQERLRADVTFLADDEREGRGVGTHGLEAAAQMIATRFSELGLTTDLFAGSPFQSFSIPNGSQVALQSTPDLPPKNRLVFQSVQPLELTLSTDWTPLSLGANGSFSGPVAFAGYGISSVEHQYDDYAGLDVDGKVVVIIRKQPRLMNSDSSFRSTRSTTRHAYFSTKLANAAARGAAAIIFVNDRETLQDQEAERLFLIDEAGKALSTTRIPVMHVLRDAIDPLIQQCTGRPLAEWEQKIDADSKPASQLLAGVTVSGAVLIEPRQSQVHNVVGLLPGSGTLANEYVVLGAHYDHVGMGGPGSLAPGTIAVHNGADDNASGTAVLLEAARQLSVNTSVDRRNIVLIAFAAEERGLLGSKHYVRHPRFPLEQTKAMVNLDMVGRMHDGALIVYGTGTASEFPGWVEDLRRPLDIQVSLQSAGYGPSDHQSFHEVGMPVLHLFTGMHNQYHRPSDDSHLIDYPGMVRVTQFTVSVMQHLATHPVPPTLRVNRSQAKIATNPGWQRAVLGITMDSRAQNCLVASVSLDSPAMQAGLRPGDVIVRIDDHVIDSSRDLTRVMSRFRAGEVVRVELAREENLLTVSIQLGS from the coding sequence ATGATCAAGCCTTTGCTTCGCACTATCGGTTACACCACTGTTATTGTACTGGGTTTATTGAACTGCCAAACCGGCCTGAGGGGGCAGGAATCGCCCGAAGCCGTCCAGGAGCGACTGCGGGCCGACGTGACGTTTCTGGCTGACGATGAGCGTGAGGGACGCGGCGTGGGGACCCACGGCTTGGAGGCGGCTGCACAGATGATTGCGACTCGCTTTTCTGAACTGGGACTAACCACCGATTTGTTCGCCGGATCCCCGTTTCAATCGTTTTCGATCCCCAATGGCTCTCAAGTGGCCCTACAGAGCACTCCCGACCTGCCCCCCAAGAATCGGCTCGTCTTTCAGTCGGTTCAGCCGCTGGAGCTAACGTTAAGTACCGACTGGACTCCGCTATCCCTCGGGGCTAACGGTAGTTTTTCAGGTCCGGTTGCGTTTGCCGGCTACGGCATTAGCAGTGTGGAGCATCAGTATGACGACTATGCAGGACTGGATGTTGACGGCAAGGTAGTGGTCATCATTCGCAAGCAGCCGCGATTGATGAACTCCGACAGTAGTTTCCGAAGCACTCGCAGCACGACGCGACATGCCTATTTTTCTACAAAGCTGGCCAATGCAGCGGCGCGAGGCGCGGCTGCGATCATCTTCGTCAACGATCGCGAGACGTTGCAAGACCAAGAAGCAGAGCGGTTGTTCCTGATCGATGAGGCTGGCAAGGCGCTCAGTACCACTCGAATACCGGTCATGCATGTGCTGCGAGATGCCATCGATCCTCTGATCCAGCAGTGCACCGGTCGTCCGCTGGCTGAATGGGAGCAAAAAATCGACGCCGATTCCAAGCCGGCTAGTCAATTACTTGCGGGGGTTACCGTCTCTGGCGCTGTACTGATCGAACCGCGCCAGTCGCAGGTTCACAATGTCGTGGGGTTGTTGCCTGGTTCGGGGACACTGGCTAATGAATATGTGGTTCTGGGCGCGCATTACGATCACGTTGGCATGGGCGGTCCCGGTTCGCTAGCGCCCGGCACTATCGCTGTCCACAACGGCGCAGATGATAACGCATCCGGTACAGCGGTTCTGCTGGAGGCGGCCAGGCAATTGTCGGTCAACACCTCAGTCGATCGTCGGAATATTGTGTTGATCGCCTTTGCGGCAGAAGAGCGCGGCTTGCTGGGTAGTAAGCATTACGTCCGACATCCCCGATTCCCATTGGAACAAACCAAGGCCATGGTTAATTTGGACATGGTTGGACGGATGCACGACGGTGCGTTGATCGTCTACGGTACCGGCACGGCCAGCGAATTTCCGGGTTGGGTTGAAGATCTGCGGCGTCCCTTGGACATCCAGGTTAGCCTTCAATCGGCAGGTTATGGTCCCAGCGATCATCAGAGCTTTCACGAGGTCGGTATGCCGGTCTTGCACCTGTTTACCGGCATGCACAATCAATACCATCGCCCCAGCGACGATTCGCATTTGATTGACTACCCCGGCATGGTCCGCGTGACCCAGTTTACGGTAAGCGTTATGCAGCATCTGGCGACCCATCCGGTGCCACCCACGCTGCGCGTGAACCGTTCTCAAGCCAAAATCGCTACTAATCCTGGGTGGCAGCGAGCCGTTTTAGGAATCACCATGGATTCGCGAGCCCAGAATTGCTTGGTCGCCAGCGTCAGCCTGGATAGTCCGGCGATGCAAGCTGGATTGCGCCCTGGTGACGTGATCGTCCGCATCGACGACCATGTGATCGACTCAAGTCGCGATCTGACCCGTGTCATGAGCCGCTTTCGGGCCGGTGAGGTAGTGCGGGTCGAACTCGCTCGCGAAGAAAACTTGCTGACGGTCTCGATCCAACTGGGGAGCTAA
- a CDS encoding undecaprenyl-phosphate glucose phosphotransferase, with protein MTNFRIKQSQSPLRAVLRVCDAITIAVSLYASQWLAGQPTSQSTAAAIAIAIVIYLLVSEFSAAVSTSTERTPNSELLKTAFNWSFTVLCLSLVAFFTRHGEYFARSSILSWIALTGASLGLVNILLRLATDMFFSAAWSRRRCAVAGLNELGWQLLQNSQANPECGLDVVAFYDDRIKSRHQLGDEVVNLYRGKLEELVAEAKAGRLDTVFVTLPMRAESRIRWLLDELADTTSSVYIVPDFFVFELLHSRWNSIGGLPAVSVFESPLYGVDGLVKRLFDIAAASAALVALLPVFVVCGLLVKRSSPGPVFFRQLRYGLDGKKIWVWKFRTMRTCENGAEVRQATKGDPRITAIGAVLRRTSLDELPQLLNVIEGSMSLVGPRPHASAHNEHYRKLIRGYMLRHKVKPGITGLAQVQGCRGETETLDKMQKRIEFDHKYIQHWSLWMDVKILLRTCLVVFRQENAY; from the coding sequence ATGACAAACTTTCGAATCAAACAATCGCAGTCCCCGCTCCGCGCGGTTTTACGAGTTTGCGACGCGATCACCATTGCAGTCAGTTTGTATGCCAGTCAATGGCTGGCTGGCCAGCCTACCAGCCAAAGCACGGCAGCCGCGATTGCAATTGCAATTGTGATTTACCTGTTGGTCAGCGAATTTTCGGCTGCCGTCAGCACAAGCACGGAAAGAACTCCAAATTCGGAATTGCTCAAGACTGCATTCAATTGGTCGTTCACGGTGTTGTGCTTGTCCTTAGTCGCGTTCTTTACCCGCCATGGCGAGTATTTCGCACGTAGCAGTATACTAAGTTGGATTGCGTTAACTGGTGCCAGCTTGGGCCTAGTCAATATCCTCCTGCGCCTCGCAACCGACATGTTCTTCTCAGCCGCTTGGAGTAGACGTAGGTGCGCCGTGGCCGGCTTGAACGAACTGGGCTGGCAATTGTTACAGAATTCTCAGGCTAATCCAGAATGCGGTTTAGATGTAGTTGCATTCTATGACGACCGTATCAAGAGCCGCCACCAGTTAGGCGATGAAGTCGTCAATCTGTATCGCGGTAAACTGGAAGAGTTAGTTGCAGAAGCCAAAGCAGGAAGGTTGGATACAGTCTTCGTGACGTTGCCGATGCGAGCGGAGAGCCGCATACGATGGTTGCTGGATGAGCTGGCAGATACCACGAGCAGCGTCTATATCGTACCCGACTTCTTCGTATTCGAATTGCTGCATTCGCGATGGAATTCGATCGGAGGACTGCCAGCCGTTTCCGTCTTTGAGTCCCCGCTGTATGGAGTGGATGGTTTAGTCAAGCGACTGTTTGATATCGCCGCCGCCTCAGCAGCCTTAGTTGCCTTGCTGCCGGTGTTCGTGGTATGCGGATTGCTGGTCAAGCGATCGTCGCCCGGACCGGTGTTCTTCCGCCAGTTGCGCTATGGTCTTGATGGCAAGAAAATCTGGGTTTGGAAATTCCGCACCATGCGCACTTGCGAAAATGGCGCGGAGGTACGTCAAGCGACTAAGGGCGACCCGCGCATTACAGCTATTGGCGCAGTCTTGCGTCGAACGAGCTTGGATGAACTGCCGCAACTGCTGAATGTGATTGAAGGCAGTATGTCGTTGGTTGGGCCACGGCCACACGCCAGCGCGCACAATGAACACTATCGCAAGCTCATTCGCGGTTATATGCTGCGCCACAAAGTCAAGCCTGGAATTACCGGCTTGGCCCAAGTTCAGGGGTGTCGCGGCGAGACGGAAACCCTAGACAAAATGCAAAAGCGCATTGAATTCGACCACAAATACATACAGCACTGGTCGCTGTGGATGGATGTCAAGATTCTGCTACGCACCTGCCTGGTGGTATTCAGGCAGGAAAACGCCTACTAG